TGCTTTTTGTGGCGTGATGCCTTTTACGCTGGTTTACTTGAGCGCCGCTGCGCCAGCCTTGGAAACGGCGGTGTCTTCAGCCACGCTGCCGCCGCTCACGCCGATGGCCCCAACAATGACCCCATTGCGGATCAGCAGTTCGCCGCCGCCAAAGATCACAAGGCCGCGGTTGGTGACTTCAATACCATAAAGTTCCTTGCCCGGCTGGGAGGCAGCGCCGAGCTGGGCGGTGGACATGTTGAAATAGCGGGCCGTTACGGCCTTTTTTTGCGAAATGTCGATGCTGCCGATAAAGGCTCCGTCCTCACGGGCAAAGGCTTTGAGGTTGCCCCCGGCATCGACCACAGCAATGTTCATGGGGATACCCTGTTTTACAGAGAAAGCCAGAGCAGTGTTGAGCACGGTCTGCGCTTCGGCCAGGGTAAGATCACCAGGAAGCTGTTTGGCAGGTGCCGCGGCGTATGCGTTGAAGGCGACAAGTAAAAGGACAAGAAAAAGAGGCAGGATACGGCGCACGGTGCTACTCCTTAGTTGATGTTAAGGAAACAGAATTTCAACCGTGGGGGGGGCGAAACCGTCACTACGGATTCGGCTCCTGATGCCTGAGGATAGCTCTTTGTGTAAAAAAGAACAATGTCGTTTTTTTTGCTAACCGTGCTGCCGGGTGTCTGCCTGTGTTTTGCCTTGATAGGGCAGGGCCGCCCGACACGTCAAAGGTGCCGCACTGTTATTTGATTCAAGGTATCAGAATGATGATTAGCTTAGTCTAACTTTATTTGACGAAAATAATTTTTTGTGCCATTGTCAGGGCATGTCGCAATCACCGCCCGTCACAACGTGGGAAGTCCTGAAGCTCACTGTTCCGCAGATGGGCCTCATGCTGTGTCATCTGGCGGTTTCCATGACCGACCTGTGGGTATGCGGTCAGATTGATGGTCGAATCCTCGCGGTGCTTGGCGGTATCTCTCAGGTTTTCGCCTTTCTCATGCTTGTCACATCCATGGTTGCCAGCGGATGCATGGCTACTGTCAGCCGCGCCGTGGGGGCTGGGCTGTTTTTGCGGGCACGGCGATATGCCGGGCTGGTTCTCTGCATATCGCTGCTTGCCGGAAGCAGCGTTGCTGCTCTGGCCCTTCTGGTGTTGCGGCTCGTACCTCTTCATGGTTTGTCTTCTCCGGAGCTTGCCCCTGCCGTCTCCCTGTTTGCCCAAGCTTATGCCCTGCAATTGCCGTTTTATTACAGCATGATAATTCTCAATTCCACATTTCGCGCGCACAAAATGGTATGGTTGCCCTTTGCCACCTTGTGTCTGGTGGCGCTGATCAATTATGTGGGCAGCGTGGGTTACGGGCTGGGCCGCTGGGGCCTGCCCCAGCTGGGCTATGCAGGGGTGGCGTGGTCAACCGTTGCCTCGTCTGTGCTGGGCTTTGTCTGCAATATCGCTCTGGCGGCGCGGCGGGGAATCATCAGCCGGTCATCCTTTGCAAGCTGGCGGTGGAACAGGGCCGCGCTACCGAGGTTGTGGCGCATTGGCATTCCCGCCGCTTTGGGCAGTCTGGCAGGGCAGAGCGGCAGCATGGCCCTGCTGGCCTGTGTTGCAAACATGCCCGGCAATGCTGCGGAAACACTGGCAGGGATGACGCTCGGCATGCGGGTTGTCAGCATGTTGTATTTTCCTGTGGCGGCGATGGGCATGACCCTTGCCATCATGACAGGGCATTTGCTGGGCGCACGGCGCAAGGCTGAATGCTACGGCATGGGCCTGCACTATGCCCGGCGGGTGGCTCTGATTGCCATTGTGGCGGCAGCGGCACTGCTTTTGAGTAGGCACACGGTTGCACGCTGGTTCACCCATGATCAGGCCGCCGTATCTGTGGCAGGGATTTTTCTGCTGGTCGCCTGCGCAAAACTGCCGCTGGAAGTAGTGGGCATGCTGTTGCAGGCAGTGCTGGATGGCGCAGGGGCCACGCGACTTACCAGCCGCATTACAGCCCTGACCCACTGGGGCATCTGCGTACCCCTGGCCTATGCCCTGACCTATCTGCAGCATCTGGGGGCCACGGGCATCTTTGTGTCCATGGCCTGCGCCGAAGCAATCGGAACCCTGTGCCTGTTGTACCTGTACAGGCAAAAAAAATGGCTTGGTAGCCTTTAATCTCTTTGATATACCCTACAAGTTAACAGCATTCAAAGAATGTTAGACAGAGGTATATCAAGGAGCCGCCCCCAATGCCCGAAGACGAAAAGCAGCTTTCGCCAGCGCTGGAAAATTATCTCGCCATTATTTTCAGGCAGGAATTTGCCGCCGGGGCCTGTAGGCCCAGCGACATTGCCGATGCTGCCGGAGTTGCTCGCCCCTCTGTAACCAACGCCCTGCGCGAGCTGGCAAAGCGCGGCTACGTGACCTACGCCCCATACAGCCTTGTAAATCTGACCGAAAAAGGGCTTCATGCCGGGCAGGAACTGGCGCACCGCAACATGGTGTTGAAAGACTTTTTTCAGAATGTACTGCAACTCTCAGAAGACAGAGCCGCAAGCGTGGCCTGTGAGCTGGAGCACGTCATTCCTGAGGATGTGATGCTGCGCTGGCGGCAGTTTGTGCTGTACATGCACCACACGCAGAGCGAGTGGGAGCATTGGCAGCAAAAAACTGAAGCCCTGCGCGAGGAGCACGCCACAAAGCAACATGCGGCAAGCCCCAAGGCGCCGCCAGCAATCGTGCATCGCAAACAGTTTGTAAAAGACTGACCGACAGGCCCAAATCAGTGCGCCGGGCACGCTTTTGCATGCGTCAGCAGGGCGGATTTTCGTACCATCAGCACTTGCGGGGGCGCTCTCGACCGACCCGCTCTAATGGAGCGAGTATTCCACAGGCACCCGCACGCTAAAACTGCTGCCGCGAACTCCGGTATCCAGACCGGCAAGCCTTGTACCCAGCTGCTCCGTGGCCGAATCCAGCACGCCGTGGCCGCTGCCCCTGTGCAGCGATGATCCAGTGACCTTGCCATCGTTGCCCACCTGCACCAGCAGTATGGCTGTGCCCTCGGCTCCGGTGCGCCGTGCGTGCTTGGGGTAGTTCTTATACTGTTCTATGGCCCCCAGCAGCTTGTGCAGCACGCTTGGGCTGGCTGCGCCGCCTGATTCCGCGCCGTTTTTTCCATGCCCCGCAGCTCCCTTGCCGCCTGCAACGCCCCTGGCCTGTGCCTCAGCACCTGCGCTGGGGGCTGTCTCTGCGGCGTTTTGCTGCTGCGTCTGCACTGCAGCGGCGGTTTGCACAGGTTTGACCGATGCGGCCCGCTGTACATCCCGTTGTATGGCCTGTTGCGGGGGCTTGCTCGTGCTGGTCTTTTTTTTGACTGGCGAAACCATTTTTTCAGCCGCCTGCGCCATGGTGTTCACGGGTTGCGGCTGCTGCGCTTCCTGCGGCTTTATCACCTCTTGCGGCGTGATCGCCCTAGCCGGAGCTGCCGCGCCCCCATCCGGCAGGCCCAGGGCAGCAGAGGGGCGAACGCTGGCAGCCATCTGCGCAAGCGACACCCGATAGACCTTTTCCTGCGGCAGGGAGGCCTGCCCACCCAACAGCAGGGCAAGGGCGATAAGGCCACCGTGCAACGTCAGCGAAGCCATGGTTGATCCTGAACACAGACCGGGCAAGACTGACAGTTTTTTCATGATGTTGACCTCCATGCGTGCAAGGTCGCCTGCGGCAGGTTTTTGCGGCACCGCCGCAGGCGGGCCTGTTCTGTTATACCGTGGCTGCAAGGGCCGTGATGTATTCCCGCGCCTGTCGGCAGTCTTCCTGATCGGGATGCTTGGCGGCTTCTTCAAGGCGGGCGCGGCGTTCGTCCGTCATGGGGTGGGCGTTGTCGGCCATTTTCTGCATCATGGCCACAACCGCCGGGTCAACGCGGCCCTGACACAGGAATGATCCCAGAATCCTGTTGCCACGTTGCGGCTCGCTGAGCAGGGCTTCTCCCTTTTTTTTGCAATCTGCGGCGTGTTCAGAGTCAGGCCATGCCCCAAGGGTGCCGAACAGGGCCACGGTGCAGTTTTCCATGCTCTCAATATACCGTTTGGCGTCGGCATCGGGCATGCCTTTGTCCACCCAGTAGCCCACTGCCACAAAGTCATAGCCGCTGGGGTTTGGGGCATCCTTTATAGGGTAGATGGCGCAGTCGTGCAGGCCCTCAGCCACGGCACGGGCCACTTTTTCCGTATTACCAGTGCGGGAGGAGTAGACCACCAGAGTTTTCATTGCACATTCTCCTTGCCCAGCGCCATGCGCAGCGCCAGAAAGCGTTCTTTTACCGAGGGGATGAGTGCGCGGTTTTCGCGCCCCACATAGATGGAAAACACAACAGCGCCCGCTGCATCAAAAAACTGGATGCTGTGACTTTCCAGCCCCATGAAGGGCAGGGACAAAAAAGCCATGCGGGCAATGTTGCTGCTGCAAATGTGCCCGCCCAGAGGGCAGCCGTGGTCGAGGTTGAAATAGCCGCCCCCGTGCTTGCCAGCGGGGATCTGCCCCTTGATCTCCACAACGCTGCCGCCGTGGCGCATGATGAACGTGGCTGATTCCCAGGCTGTAAGGTCGGCCCATATGGCGTCAAAGTCCGCCGCTGCGGCAAAGGCCCGCATGGGTTGGGGCAGAGCCTCTGCCGCCTGAAGTTCGCTGACGCCGCAGGCCTGCGCCAGCGTGTCCAGCATGACCATTTTTCTCTCTGTCAGCAGGGCCGCTACCTTGTCGGCCAGTGTGTCGCTGTTTGCCGTTGTCATGGCGGCTTCCTTTACACCGCCTGAGCGGTGGGGTTTTTGTGTTGAGCGATGATGTCTGGGGCATTGCCGTGCTGCCTGCGGGCAGGAGTTTCCGTCAGCGGGGTTTCAATGTGCCGGGGGCTGACCAGCGGCAAGCGCAACGCCTGCCGCCCCATGCCAGCCAGCAGCTCCAGATCATGCGTGATGAGCAGCACGCTGCGTTCCTGATGGGCCTGCCGCTCAATGGCGGCTGCAAGCCTGTGCATGTTGGCCCCGTCAAGGCCGCTGGTCGGTTCGTCCAGAATGAGCAGGGAAGGGCGTTTTGCCAGAGCGCAGGCAACGACCAGACGCTGCTTTTCCCCGCCGGAAAGCGACTGCGGATGCCGCCCGGCGAGATGCAGCAGGCCGAATTCTTCAAGCAGCATGCGCGCATGGTCGTGGTTCTTTTGCCCGGCCAGTTCCAGGCAGGTCTGCACCTCCTGCTCCACGGTGCGCATGTGCAGTTGGTGGTCGGCATTCTGCAACACCAGGCCGCTATGGCGCATGCGCTGTTTTGCATCGCACGGTTGGTCGCGAATGAAGATTTCACCGTTCTGCTGCTGGTCGAGGCCAGCAAGAATCCGGGCCAAAGTGGTTTTGCCCGCTCCATTGTGCCCGATGATGGCAGTGACGCCGCCGGGCAGGTCAAAATTTACGCCTTCGTAGAGGGGCTTGCGGCCCTTGTGCGCATGGGTGAGGTCGCGGGCCTGTATCAGCCCGTGGGCGCTGGTGCAGCCGGGCAGGGTGCGGCGCGCATCGGGAACGCGAGCCTCGCGCAGGCCAAAGCGCCGCCGCAGTTCCGCATCGTGCAGCATGGTAAAGTCGCCCTCCGCCTCAATGCGTCCCTCGCGCATCACAACAACCCTGTCCACCACGTCGGTCAGCCAGTAGAGCCTGTGGTCAACCACCAGAATCGCCATGCCGCGCTCCTTGAGCTGGGCCAGCTTGAGGGCCAGTTCGGCCGTGGATTCCGGATCGAGGTTGGCCGTGGGTTCGTCCAGCACAAGGGCCTGCGGGCGTTGGGTCCACAGGGAGGCAAGACCGACCTTTTGCTTTTGGCCTTCAGAAAGCTGATGTATGGACGACCGGCAAATTTCCTCCAGGCCAAACTGCCTGACGGCCCCGGCAACGGCATGGCGCATGGTTTCAATGCCAAGGCCTTGCCATTCCAGAGCAAATGAAAGTTCATCTTCAACATTAAGAGCAAAAAATTGCTGTTCGGGATCCTGAAACAGGGTTCCGGCCTGACGGGCAAGCTGGGGCGGGGTCTGCTCCGTGGTGGGCGCGCCGTTGACCAGCACCCGGCCTTGCAGCGCACCGCTGAAGTAATGGGGGCACAGGCCGTTGAGCAGCCGGATGAGCGTGGATTTGCCGCATCCGCTTGCGCCGGTGCAGAGTACGAGTTCGCCCGGCTTTACGTTCAGGCTGAGGTCGCGCACGGCAGGGCTTTGCTGGTGCGGGTAAGTGTAGGTGACGTTTTCACAACGCAGCATCAGCGCATTCCTCCAAGGCTGGTTCCGCCCAGATGCATTTGCAGCGCCAGAGCCGCCCCCAGCGCCGTACAGGCCGCAATCAGCAGCAGGGTGTCGCGCAGGGCCCAATGGCAGGTTTTATAGGGGGTCATGGTTTTGCCGTAGCCCAGGCCCTTGAGTTCTGCCGCGATGCCAAGGTCTTCTGATGTGCGCAGCGAGCGGAACAGCAGGGGAGTGAACAGCAGTCGCATGCTCTGCACCGGATGGCAGGTGATACCCCATGGTGAAAGTCTGTAGCCCCGAAGCCGCAGCGATTCCGTGACCTGCTGCACATCGGCCAGAAAGGTGGGGATAAAGCGCACCACAACCGCCGCGGGCAGATAGATACAGAATGGCAGCCGCATGCCGCGCAGGGCGTTGAGCAGATCCTGCACTCGTGTGGAAAGCGCCATGGGCAGAACCACGTGCAGCATGGTGAGCATGCGCAAAAAGGGAACAACAAGCCCTGTAAATCCGGCTTTGTTGAGCGACGGCATGAACTGTCCCATGATCCACATGCAGCCCATTGCCATGCCGCACATGAGGGTGAAAAAAGCATATGCCCAGAGCAGCGCCTTTGGCTTGCGCAGAGAAAGCGCGTAGCACATAGAAAATCCGCAGAGCAGCAACTGGCCCTGAATGTTTGAAACAACCAGAGATCCGATTGCCGCCACCACGCTCAGGGCCAGCTTTGCGCGTGCGTCCACCTTGGGCAGCCAGCCTGCGGCGTCTGCCGTGTTATTGTCGAACAATGCCCGCATGGCGCAGCTCCTTTACAGCGTTGTACCCGGTGAACAGACCCGCCGCCGCCCCCAGATACCCCAGTATGACCACCGGCACCGCCGCCATGAGCAGGGAAGGGTTTTCGCGCATAAACAACCAGGAAATCCCCAGTGAACAGACCCGGCTCGCAATGTCGAACACGCCCACGGCCAACACCGGGCCCCATGCCCTGCTGTAACCGCCGCCAAGGGCGACAAAGGCCTCGGCCATGAGAGCGCCCAGCAATATGGCGGGCAGCAGGGTGATGCTGGCCCCCAGCAACAGGGCGCTTACGAGCATGCTGACCAGCGAGAACAGCAGCAAGGTGCCCGCCTTGCGTACCCTGTAGAGCATTACCACCAGCAGGGTCGTGTAGATCAGGTTTTTCAGCAGTAGCGAAACCGGGTTCATGCCGCCCCCGGCCAGGGCCACCAGCAGCGTGGAAACCTTGGCCGCAGCGGCAAAAACCCCAATGACAACGAGCTCGTGGGCGCTCCAGTATCGATGAACCAGTTCACTCATGATGTGACTCCAATATCTGCCCTTGTACAGAAAATGAATACGAAATTCAATATCAGCACAAGGGCAGATACCTGATTTAGAATTCCACACTCACCTTGATGTTGGCGTGAACTCCCGGTTCGTAAATGGCGGCATCGGGTTCAAGACTGTATTTTTGGTTAAAAATGTTAAGCACTTCGCCCACAACCATGTACTGCTTTTCTTTGCCGAACTTTACGCCCAGCATGGCATTGGCCGTTGTCCACGCATCGTTTTTGTATTCGATGCGGCTGGAGCCGCTTTCGGTCTGCGTCTGGCTGGCAAAGCGGGCGTAAACATCGCCGATGATGTCCACATCGTCGGTGACGGAGTGGAGCGAGCGCACGCCTGCCCGGCCTGTCCATTCTGGCACGCCGGTTTTCCACGTGGTATAGTCGCCGTTGTCATACTGGCGTTTCATCCAGGTAGCGGACACGTAGGGAGTGAAGCCGAAGGGCAGGTCATAGCTGCCGCTCAGTTCCATGCCGTGGGTTTTGGCCGTGCTGACGTTGCGGTAGCGGTAGGTAGTGCTGCCGATCTGTTCGGTGGCAATGTAGTCCGTAGCCACGGTGTAGAAAAGTGACGCATCAAGAGCCAGCCCGTGAGCCGCGTAGCGCGCGCCCACTTCCCAGTTGTTGGAGTGCTCGGGCTTGAGTGATGCGTTGGGTTCAACCGTGCCGCCGCCCATGCTTGAGATGATATATTTTTCCTGAAGGTTGGGTACCCTGAACCCCTGTGAAAAACCGGCCCGCAAGGTCATGTCGTCAATGCCCTGCCACATGAGCGACAGGTTGAATACCGGCTGGGATTCCCATGAGCTGCCCTCGCCGCCTGCGCTGGGATTGGAATACGTGGTGGTGGGCGGGCCCATCATCTGGGATGTTGTGGTTTTGTCGCCGCGCGCCGTGTTCATGGTTGAGCGCACCCAGGTTTGGCGCACGCCGTAGTTGAGGGTGAAGTCCCAAGGCAGTTTGGTTTCCATGAGGCCGTACACGGCATGCGTGTCCATGTAGCCCTCGTACTTGTAGTGCGTGAGGGAATTGATTTTTCTGGTCATGAACGGCGTTATGGGAATGGACATGTTGGAATAGGTATTGGTATCGGCATCCAGCCCGTCGCGGTTGAATTCATAGCCGGCAATGAGGTAGTTGCTTTCGCCCAGAGCCCAGTCGCTCTGCATGCTCGCGCCCCATTGCTCGTTGGTGTTGTCCGCGTAGTTGTTCATGAGCACGGAGGTTGTGCCGGAGGTCGCCTCCACATGGTTGAGCATTTTTTTGTGGGTGTCTTGCCAGAAGGCATCCAGCCGGAGCTTGGGCAGGAAGGACGTGAGGTTCCTCGCCTCCATGAAGACGGCGGCTTTTTTGCGCTCCCAGGGGGAGATATCAACGTAGAACGAATTGTCTTCCGTGGTTCCGGCCATGACGTCGCTGTAAAACTGCTCGTAGGAGCCGCCCATGGTAAATTTGTCGCTGAAGTCGTAGCTCAGGAAGGCGGAGCCGGACTGCTCCTTGAACTTTGAATGCGGGGCCTCGCCGTCAGGCGTGGAAAGGTTGTGCTGATAGGTGTTGAACCCCGTGGCGCGGTACTTGAATCCCTTGTATGCGCCGTAGATGGACAGGCTCTCGTCAAAGCCCTTGGTCGAGCCGTTGTAGCTGCTGGTTATCTGCCCCTGGATTGGCTTGGTGCCGCCTTTCTTGGTGATAATGTTGACAACGCCGCCCAGCGCCTCGGAGCCGTAGAGCACCGAAGCAGGACCCTTGATGACCTCGATGCGCTCAATGATTGC
The sequence above is a segment of the Desulfovibrio sp. genome. Coding sequences within it:
- a CDS encoding TonB-dependent receptor, with product MSLLRKLNAQALPLGIAGLLLWGAPAPAQTLETETVKVSASRVEKELLDVPMSVSVVTKEQIKESTATTVGGLLEDVPGVQVVNSGAQGLKRISLRGENPTRVLILIDGQKIAENKSMDGTPLLVDPAIIERIEVIKGPASVLYGSEALGGVVNIITKKGGTKPIQGQITSSYNGSTKGFDESLSIYGAYKGFKYRATGFNTYQHNLSTPDGEAPHSKFKEQSGSAFLSYDFSDKFTMGGSYEQFYSDVMAGTTEDNSFYVDISPWERKKAAVFMEARNLTSFLPKLRLDAFWQDTHKKMLNHVEATSGTTSVLMNNYADNTNEQWGASMQSDWALGESNYLIAGYEFNRDGLDADTNTYSNMSIPITPFMTRKINSLTHYKYEGYMDTHAVYGLMETKLPWDFTLNYGVRQTWVRSTMNTARGDKTTTSQMMGPPTTTYSNPSAGGEGSSWESQPVFNLSLMWQGIDDMTLRAGFSQGFRVPNLQEKYIISSMGGGTVEPNASLKPEHSNNWEVGARYAAHGLALDASLFYTVATDYIATEQIGSTTYRYRNVSTAKTHGMELSGSYDLPFGFTPYVSATWMKRQYDNGDYTTWKTGVPEWTGRAGVRSLHSVTDDVDIIGDVYARFASQTQTESGSSRIEYKNDAWTTANAMLGVKFGKEKQYMVVGEVLNIFNQKYSLEPDAAIYEPGVHANIKVSVEF
- the hutX gene encoding heme utilization cystosolic carrier protein HutX; protein product: MTTANSDTLADKVAALLTERKMVMLDTLAQACGVSELQAAEALPQPMRAFAAAADFDAIWADLTAWESATFIMRHGGSVVEIKGQIPAGKHGGGYFNLDHGCPLGGHICSSNIARMAFLSLPFMGLESHSIQFFDAAGAVVFSIYVGRENRALIPSVKERFLALRMALGKENVQ
- a CDS encoding TonB family protein produces the protein MKKLSVLPGLCSGSTMASLTLHGGLIALALLLGGQASLPQEKVYRVSLAQMAASVRPSAALGLPDGGAAAPARAITPQEVIKPQEAQQPQPVNTMAQAAEKMVSPVKKKTSTSKPPQQAIQRDVQRAASVKPVQTAAAVQTQQQNAAETAPSAGAEAQARGVAGGKGAAGHGKNGAESGGAASPSVLHKLLGAIEQYKNYPKHARRTGAEGTAILLVQVGNDGKVTGSSLHRGSGHGVLDSATEQLGTRLAGLDTGVRGSSFSVRVPVEYSLH
- a CDS encoding flavodoxin family protein: MKTLVVYSSRTGNTEKVARAVAEGLHDCAIYPIKDAPNPSGYDFVAVGYWVDKGMPDADAKRYIESMENCTVALFGTLGAWPDSEHAADCKKKGEALLSEPQRGNRILGSFLCQGRVDPAVVAMMQKMADNAHPMTDERRARLEEAAKHPDQEDCRQAREYITALAATV
- a CDS encoding MATE family efflux transporter gives rise to the protein MSQSPPVTTWEVLKLTVPQMGLMLCHLAVSMTDLWVCGQIDGRILAVLGGISQVFAFLMLVTSMVASGCMATVSRAVGAGLFLRARRYAGLVLCISLLAGSSVAALALLVLRLVPLHGLSSPELAPAVSLFAQAYALQLPFYYSMIILNSTFRAHKMVWLPFATLCLVALINYVGSVGYGLGRWGLPQLGYAGVAWSTVASSVLGFVCNIALAARRGIISRSSFASWRWNRAALPRLWRIGIPAALGSLAGQSGSMALLACVANMPGNAAETLAGMTLGMRVVSMLYFPVAAMGMTLAIMTGHLLGARRKAECYGMGLHYARRVALIAIVAAAALLLSRHTVARWFTHDQAAVSVAGIFLLVACAKLPLEVVGMLLQAVLDGAGATRLTSRITALTHWGICVPLAYALTYLQHLGATGIFVSMACAEAIGTLCLLYLYRQKKWLGSL
- a CDS encoding heme-binding protein, which translates into the protein MRRILPLFLVLLLVAFNAYAAAPAKQLPGDLTLAEAQTVLNTALAFSVKQGIPMNIAVVDAGGNLKAFAREDGAFIGSIDISQKKAVTARYFNMSTAQLGAASQPGKELYGIEVTNRGLVIFGGGELLIRNGVIVGAIGVSGGSVAEDTAVSKAGAAALK
- a CDS encoding energy-coupling factor transporter transmembrane component T, coding for MRALFDNNTADAAGWLPKVDARAKLALSVVAAIGSLVVSNIQGQLLLCGFSMCYALSLRKPKALLWAYAFFTLMCGMAMGCMWIMGQFMPSLNKAGFTGLVVPFLRMLTMLHVVLPMALSTRVQDLLNALRGMRLPFCIYLPAAVVVRFIPTFLADVQQVTESLRLRGYRLSPWGITCHPVQSMRLLFTPLLFRSLRTSEDLGIAAELKGLGYGKTMTPYKTCHWALRDTLLLIAACTALGAALALQMHLGGTSLGGMR
- a CDS encoding ABC transporter ATP-binding protein, with the translated sequence MLRCENVTYTYPHQQSPAVRDLSLNVKPGELVLCTGASGCGKSTLIRLLNGLCPHYFSGALQGRVLVNGAPTTEQTPPQLARQAGTLFQDPEQQFFALNVEDELSFALEWQGLGIETMRHAVAGAVRQFGLEEICRSSIHQLSEGQKQKVGLASLWTQRPQALVLDEPTANLDPESTAELALKLAQLKERGMAILVVDHRLYWLTDVVDRVVVMREGRIEAEGDFTMLHDAELRRRFGLREARVPDARRTLPGCTSAHGLIQARDLTHAHKGRKPLYEGVNFDLPGGVTAIIGHNGAGKTTLARILAGLDQQQNGEIFIRDQPCDAKQRMRHSGLVLQNADHQLHMRTVEQEVQTCLELAGQKNHDHARMLLEEFGLLHLAGRHPQSLSGGEKQRLVVACALAKRPSLLILDEPTSGLDGANMHRLAAAIERQAHQERSVLLITHDLELLAGMGRQALRLPLVSPRHIETPLTETPARRQHGNAPDIIAQHKNPTAQAV
- a CDS encoding MptD family putative ECF transporter S component is translated as MSELVHRYWSAHELVVIGVFAAAAKVSTLLVALAGGGMNPVSLLLKNLIYTTLLVVMLYRVRKAGTLLLFSLVSMLVSALLLGASITLLPAILLGALMAEAFVALGGGYSRAWGPVLAVGVFDIASRVCSLGISWLFMRENPSLLMAAVPVVILGYLGAAAGLFTGYNAVKELRHAGIVRQ
- a CDS encoding metal-dependent transcriptional regulator, whose protein sequence is MPEDEKQLSPALENYLAIIFRQEFAAGACRPSDIADAAGVARPSVTNALRELAKRGYVTYAPYSLVNLTEKGLHAGQELAHRNMVLKDFFQNVLQLSEDRAASVACELEHVIPEDVMLRWRQFVLYMHHTQSEWEHWQQKTEALREEHATKQHAASPKAPPAIVHRKQFVKD